The following proteins are co-located in the Proteiniborus ethanoligenes genome:
- the hrcA gene encoding heat-inducible transcriptional repressor HrcA codes for MMLDERKIKILQAIIQSYITNAEPIGSRTISKKFDLGVSSATIRNEMSDLEELGYLVQPHTSAGRIPSDKGYRLYVNRLLESNDLGFILRHDLKNRLINEIGEIDQLIYNAARILSKVTNYTSLAIAPQIKKSQLKHIQLIPIDDSKILVVIVTDSGIVKNTVLRTEHSISSDHLNIINNFLNIKLKGLNIGEIGAEVLDQLIKEIYDYKNSILDILPTIVYALDDIEGIEVFADGVNKIFNFPEYNDVEKARDFISFIENKPFIIDMMLSGEHNDIEISIGNENAYDEIKNCSVITATYSVNGKTIGKIGVIGPTRMDYSNVISVVRSLSLDLNEIIKNYFIK; via the coding sequence ATGATGCTTGATGAAAGAAAAATTAAAATTTTGCAGGCAATTATACAAAGCTATATAACTAATGCTGAGCCAATTGGCTCTAGAACCATATCAAAAAAATTTGACCTAGGTGTTAGTTCTGCTACTATTAGAAATGAAATGTCCGACTTAGAGGAGCTTGGATATTTAGTTCAGCCGCATACTTCAGCAGGCAGGATACCTTCTGACAAAGGATATAGACTATATGTAAATCGATTGCTAGAGTCAAATGATTTGGGCTTCATATTGAGACATGATCTAAAGAATAGATTAATAAATGAAATTGGTGAGATTGATCAGCTCATATATAATGCTGCAAGGATATTATCAAAGGTAACAAACTATACTTCTCTAGCTATAGCACCACAAATAAAAAAGAGTCAGCTTAAACATATTCAATTAATACCAATAGACGATTCTAAGATATTAGTAGTAATTGTAACTGATTCTGGAATAGTAAAAAACACTGTACTTAGAACCGAGCATAGTATTTCATCTGATCATTTGAATATTATTAATAACTTCTTAAATATTAAATTAAAAGGCTTAAATATTGGAGAAATTGGGGCAGAGGTTTTAGACCAGCTAATTAAGGAAATTTATGATTATAAAAATTCCATATTAGACATTCTACCTACTATAGTCTATGCCTTAGATGATATAGAGGGAATAGAGGTTTTTGCAGATGGTGTAAATAAAATATTTAATTTTCCAGAATATAATGATGTAGAAAAAGCTAGAGATTTTATATCGTTTATTGAAAACAAACCATTTATTATAGATATGATGTTAAGCGGGGAACATAATGATATTGAAATAAGCATAGGAAATGAGAATGCTTATGATGAAATAAAAAATTGTAGTGTTATTACTGCAACTTATAGTGTTAATGGAAAGACCATAGGTAAGATTGGAGTAATCGGGCCTACCCGTATGGATTATTCCAACGTAATAAGCGTTGTTAGATCCTTATCATTAGATTTAAATGAAATAATTAAGAATTATTTTATAAAATAA
- the grpE gene encoding nucleotide exchange factor GrpE: MVKKSNEDIKEQNLENESVDSNLEANAEEMNEDKEISLDELMDKYNKKTNEWEELSNRYIRLQADFNNFKKRTEKERESTYQFATQDIMTSLLPVLDNFDRALGVDIEETNVKNLYKGVEMVHNQLLEVLQSKGLEEISSLNEQFDPNFHHAVVQEESENHDENTIIEVFQKGYKVKDKVIRPSMVKVSK; the protein is encoded by the coding sequence ATGGTTAAGAAATCAAATGAAGATATTAAGGAGCAAAATTTAGAAAATGAAAGCGTAGACAGTAATCTAGAGGCCAATGCTGAAGAAATGAATGAAGATAAAGAAATAAGTTTAGATGAGCTAATGGACAAATACAATAAAAAAACAAATGAATGGGAAGAACTTTCAAATAGGTACATTAGACTTCAAGCAGATTTTAATAATTTCAAAAAGAGAACTGAAAAAGAAAGAGAAAGTACATATCAATTTGCTACACAAGATATTATGACTTCCTTACTTCCTGTTCTGGATAATTTTGATAGGGCTCTTGGAGTAGATATAGAAGAAACTAATGTGAAGAACCTGTATAAAGGTGTAGAAATGGTTCATAATCAGCTTTTAGAAGTACTTCAATCTAAAGGCTTAGAAGAAATAAGCTCATTAAATGAACAATTTGATCCAAACTTTCATCATGCAGTAGTCCAAGAGGAAAGCGAAAATCATGATGAAAATACTATAATAGAAGTTTTTCAAAAAGGCTACAAAGTAAAAGATAAGGTTATTAGACCTAGTATGGTTAAGGTTTCAAAATAA
- the dnaK gene encoding molecular chaperone DnaK, with the protein MSKIIGIDLGTTNSCVAVMEGGEPVVIPNAEGNRTTPSVVAFTKDGERLVGETAKRQAVTNPDRTIASIKRYMGKDHNTLIDGVQHTPQDISAMVLQKLKTDAENYLGETVTDAVITVPAYFTDSQRQATKDAGRIAGLNVRRIINEPTAASLAYGLDKDEEHHKIMVFDLGGGTFDVSILELGDGVFEVIATNGDNHLGGDDFDQVIIDYMAEQFKKENGVDLRNDKMSLQRLKEAAEKAKKELSTVMTTSINLPFITATQAGPLHLTMDLTRAKFDELTAHLVERSMEPVRKAIRDSGLSPAEIDRVILVGGSTRIPAVQQAVKNLTGKEPHKGVNPDEVVALGAAIQAGVLSGEVKDLLLLDVTPLSLGIETLGGVFTKLIERNTTIPTKKSQIFSTAADSQTAVDIHVLQGEREMASGNITLGRFQLTGIPPAPRGIPQIEVTFDIDANGIVNVSAKDLGTGKEQKITITASTNLSEEEIQKKVKEAEQFAEEDRKNKENIEARNHADSLVYQTEKTLKELEGKIDDSEKTKVQSKLDELKKALEGTDTENIKKKTEELTAEFHQISQKLYEQAAQQGAQEAPNQEANQDDNVVDADYEVVDDDK; encoded by the coding sequence ATGTCAAAAATAATTGGAATTGACTTAGGAACAACAAACTCTTGCGTTGCTGTAATGGAAGGCGGCGAGCCAGTTGTAATACCTAATGCAGAGGGCAATAGAACTACACCTTCTGTAGTTGCATTTACAAAAGATGGAGAAAGACTTGTTGGGGAAACAGCAAAAAGACAGGCTGTTACAAATCCTGATAGAACAATTGCTTCAATAAAAAGATATATGGGTAAGGATCATAATACATTGATTGATGGGGTACAGCATACTCCACAAGATATATCGGCTATGGTACTTCAAAAACTTAAAACTGATGCAGAAAATTATTTAGGAGAAACAGTTACAGATGCTGTAATAACAGTTCCAGCATACTTTACAGATAGTCAAAGACAAGCAACAAAAGATGCAGGAAGAATAGCAGGATTAAATGTTAGGCGAATAATCAATGAGCCTACTGCTGCATCTTTAGCATATGGGTTAGACAAAGATGAAGAACACCATAAAATAATGGTATTTGATTTAGGTGGGGGTACTTTTGACGTATCTATACTTGAGCTTGGAGATGGAGTATTTGAGGTTATCGCAACTAATGGAGATAATCATCTTGGTGGAGATGACTTTGACCAAGTAATTATTGATTATATGGCAGAGCAATTTAAAAAAGAAAATGGTGTAGATTTAAGAAATGACAAAATGTCTCTTCAAAGACTAAAAGAAGCTGCAGAAAAAGCAAAAAAAGAGCTTTCAACTGTTATGACTACAAGTATTAATCTACCATTTATCACTGCCACTCAAGCAGGACCATTACATTTAACTATGGATTTAACAAGAGCTAAGTTCGATGAGCTTACTGCACATCTTGTAGAAAGATCTATGGAACCAGTAAGAAAGGCCATTCGTGACTCTGGTTTATCTCCTGCAGAAATAGATAGAGTTATTCTTGTTGGTGGTTCTACAAGAATTCCTGCAGTACAGCAAGCAGTAAAAAATCTTACAGGAAAAGAACCTCATAAAGGAGTTAATCCAGACGAGGTAGTTGCATTAGGAGCAGCTATTCAAGCGGGTGTTCTTAGTGGTGAAGTTAAAGATTTATTACTACTTGACGTAACACCATTATCACTTGGTATTGAAACATTAGGTGGAGTATTTACAAAATTAATAGAGAGAAATACAACTATACCAACAAAGAAAAGTCAAATATTCTCTACAGCTGCTGATAGTCAAACTGCAGTTGATATACATGTGCTTCAAGGAGAAAGAGAAATGGCTAGTGGCAACATTACACTAGGTAGATTCCAATTAACAGGAATTCCACCAGCACCAAGAGGAATACCTCAAATTGAAGTTACATTTGATATAGATGCTAATGGTATAGTAAATGTGTCTGCTAAAGATTTAGGCACTGGAAAAGAGCAAAAAATCACTATTACAGCTTCAACAAACTTATCAGAAGAAGAAATTCAAAAAAAAGTTAAAGAAGCTGAACAATTTGCAGAAGAGGATAGAAAAAACAAAGAAAATATAGAAGCAAGAAATCATGCAGATTCATTAGTATATCAAACTGAGAAAACTCTTAAAGAGCTAGAAGGAAAAATAGATGATTCTGAAAAGACCAAAGTACAAAGTAAACTTGATGAACTGAAAAAGGCTCTTGAAGGAACAGATACAGAAAACATTAAGAAAAAAACAGAAGAGTTAACTGCGGAGTTCCATCAAATATCGCAAAAACTATATGAGCAAGCTGCACAGCAGGGAGCACAAGAAGCGCCTAATCAAGAAGCTAATCAAGATGACAATGTTGTAGATGCTGATTATGAAGTAGTAGATGACGACAAATAA
- the dnaJ gene encoding molecular chaperone DnaJ yields MSKRDYYEVLGIDRNASETEIKRAFRQLAKKYHPDLNPDNKEAEQKFKEINEAYEVLSDSDKKARYDRFGHAGVDQNGGFGQGFGGFTGGFGDIFEDIFDMFGGGFSSTRKNAPRKGSDIKYRLDIDFEEAAFGAEKEIEFSRTENCSKCNGTGAEPGTNKTKCSKCSGTGEIKYAQNTPFGKIVRVGTCDICHGSGEIIDKPCTTCSGSGKERKTRKINIKIPAGVDTGSVIPLRGEGESGEKGGPSGDLYIYINVKPHEIFTREGNDIFCEVPISFVQASLGAEIDIPSLEDEIKHVIPEGTQTGTVFKFKNKGIPNVRGYGRGDQYVKVVVKVPTKLTENQRELLKQFAIESGERVSEHKKGFFDKVKDAFTG; encoded by the coding sequence TTGAGTAAAAGAGATTATTATGAGGTATTAGGCATTGATAGAAATGCTTCTGAGACGGAAATAAAAAGAGCCTTTAGACAGCTAGCAAAAAAATATCATCCAGATCTGAATCCTGACAATAAGGAAGCAGAGCAAAAATTTAAAGAGATTAATGAGGCATATGAAGTCCTAAGTGATTCAGATAAAAAAGCTAGATACGACAGGTTTGGTCATGCAGGTGTAGACCAAAATGGAGGCTTCGGTCAAGGCTTTGGAGGCTTTACAGGAGGCTTTGGAGATATTTTTGAAGATATTTTTGATATGTTTGGGGGCGGATTTTCAAGTACCAGAAAGAATGCGCCTAGAAAAGGTTCAGATATTAAATATAGACTTGATATAGATTTTGAAGAAGCTGCCTTTGGAGCAGAAAAGGAAATTGAGTTCAGCAGAACAGAGAACTGTTCAAAATGTAATGGTACGGGGGCAGAACCAGGAACTAATAAAACTAAGTGCTCAAAATGTAGCGGTACTGGAGAAATAAAGTATGCACAAAATACTCCCTTTGGTAAGATTGTAAGAGTAGGCACCTGTGATATATGTCATGGCTCTGGTGAAATAATAGATAAGCCCTGTACTACATGCTCTGGCTCAGGGAAAGAAAGAAAGACTAGAAAAATTAATATTAAAATTCCAGCAGGAGTAGATACTGGCTCAGTCATACCCTTAAGAGGTGAAGGAGAGTCAGGAGAAAAAGGAGGTCCTTCAGGGGATTTATATATATATATTAATGTAAAACCCCATGAAATATTTACTAGGGAAGGAAATGATATTTTCTGTGAAGTCCCTATATCGTTTGTTCAGGCTTCACTTGGAGCAGAAATAGATATACCTTCACTTGAAGATGAAATAAAGCATGTTATTCCAGAAGGAACTCAAACTGGAACTGTGTTTAAATTTAAAAATAAAGGTATCCCTAATGTAAGAGGATATGGAAGAGGAGATCAATACGTTAAGGTAGTAGTTAAAGTACCTACAAAGTTAACTGAAAACCAGAGAGAACTATTAAAGCAATTTGCAATAGAAAGCGGAGAAAGGGTTAGTGAGCATAAAAAAGGCTTTTTTGATAAAGTAAAGGATGCTTTTACTGGGTAA
- the prmA gene encoding 50S ribosomal protein L11 methyltransferase gives MKWIEIQIKTTSEAVEAVTSILYEVGAGGLAIEDPNDIISYANSDENWDFIEASLLEQQYDGVIVKAYFPESEDLIDKIELIKQNVEKIPQFNLDKGLGEVTTTEVYEKDWADSWKKYYKPKKIGDRIVIKPSWEEYEVEDNDIIIELDPGMAFGTGTHETTIMCIKQLEKYVNEGNVVFDIGCGSGILSIAAAKLGAKKVIGVDLDELSVKVSNENAKMNKVENIVDIKHGNLLDVIKEKADLVVSNIVAEIITVLSKDVTKFLNKEGIFITSGIIHEKTQTVKEAMIEEGLEILDTVTMGEWVCIVAKLGEDKKYA, from the coding sequence ATGAAATGGATTGAGATACAAATTAAAACTACATCAGAGGCGGTTGAAGCTGTAACAAGCATATTATATGAGGTAGGGGCAGGAGGACTAGCCATTGAAGATCCTAATGATATCATTTCATATGCCAATAGTGATGAAAACTGGGATTTTATCGAAGCAAGCTTGTTAGAGCAGCAATATGATGGAGTAATTGTGAAGGCATACTTCCCAGAAAGTGAAGATTTAATAGACAAGATTGAACTTATTAAGCAAAATGTTGAAAAAATTCCGCAATTTAATTTGGATAAAGGCTTAGGTGAAGTAACTACTACTGAGGTCTACGAGAAGGATTGGGCTGATTCATGGAAAAAATATTATAAACCTAAAAAAATTGGAGATAGAATCGTCATAAAACCTTCTTGGGAAGAATATGAGGTTGAAGATAACGACATAATAATAGAATTGGATCCAGGTATGGCTTTTGGAACTGGAACCCATGAAACTACAATAATGTGTATTAAACAGCTTGAAAAATACGTTAATGAAGGAAATGTTGTATTTGATATAGGCTGTGGAAGTGGCATATTATCAATAGCTGCTGCAAAGCTTGGAGCTAAAAAAGTCATAGGTGTAGATTTAGATGAGCTATCTGTAAAAGTATCCAATGAAAATGCTAAGATGAACAAAGTAGAAAATATTGTGGATATTAAACATGGTAATTTATTAGATGTAATTAAAGAAAAAGCAGACTTAGTTGTTTCTAACATTGTTGCTGAAATTATAACTGTTTTATCTAAGGATGTTACTAAATTTTTAAACAAGGAAGGCATATTTATTACATCAGGAATAATACATGAAAAAACTCAAACGGTTAAAGAAGCTATGATAGAAGAAGGCTTAGAAATACTAGATACAGTAACTATGGGAGAATGGGTATGCATAGTTGCAAAATTAGGAGAAGATAAAAAATATGCATAG
- a CDS encoding RsmE family RNA methyltransferase, with product MHRFFTDIKNIHEDKITIIGEDVKHIKNVLRLNVEDIITICDKNKTEYTSKILSINKESIVCHILDSTTSISEPPVDVVLYQGIPKSTKMDLIIQKNTELGVIKIIPIITDRTITRIQDIKKEEKKLERWNRIAEEAAKQSKRGIVPEVGGILPFKEMLKVLKNEKLIIVPYENEEKLGIKEALKGFDGEKINIIIGPEGGFEEWEINSLKSIGSKIVSLGPRILRTETAGFTASTIVLYELGDLGVIQ from the coding sequence ATGCATAGATTTTTTACTGATATAAAAAACATCCATGAGGATAAGATAACAATAATAGGTGAAGATGTTAAGCATATTAAAAATGTTTTAAGATTAAACGTAGAAGATATAATAACCATATGTGATAAAAACAAAACAGAATACACATCAAAAATATTATCAATAAATAAAGAAAGTATAGTTTGTCATATATTAGATTCTACTACATCTATTTCAGAACCTCCTGTAGATGTAGTATTGTATCAAGGGATACCAAAGTCTACCAAAATGGATTTGATCATTCAAAAAAATACAGAGCTTGGAGTAATCAAAATAATACCAATAATAACAGATAGAACTATTACAAGGATACAAGATATAAAAAAAGAGGAAAAAAAACTTGAAAGATGGAATCGGATAGCAGAGGAAGCAGCAAAACAGAGCAAAAGAGGTATTGTTCCAGAGGTAGGAGGGATTCTACCTTTTAAAGAGATGCTTAAAGTACTTAAAAATGAGAAATTAATTATAGTTCCTTATGAAAATGAAGAGAAATTAGGAATAAAAGAAGCACTTAAAGGATTTGATGGTGAAAAGATTAATATAATAATAGGGCCTGAAGGTGGATTTGAAGAATGGGAAATTAATTCGCTCAAGAGTATAGGCTCTAAGATAGTTTCCCTTGGTCCTAGAATACTTAGAACAGAGACGGCTGGCTTTACTGCTTCTACAATAGTTTTATATGAACTAGGAGATTTAGGGGTGATCCAATGA
- the mtaB gene encoding tRNA (N(6)-L-threonylcarbamoyladenosine(37)-C(2))-methylthiotransferase MtaB, which produces MKKVAFHTLGCKVNQYETEAMAELFKKNDYIIVDENNIADVYVINTCTITNLGDRKSRQFIRRAKNKNTDAVIAVVGCYAQTSPDEVMNIEEVDIVIGTKDRNRIVELTQQVEEDRKRVNIVTDIMDQKEFEEMNIEDIEGKTRAFLKIQEGCNQYCSYCIIPYARGPIRSRKLDNILFEVKKLADKGFKEVVLTGIHVASYGKDTGQMELIDVIERVHEVSGIERIRLSSIEPTIMTKAFMDRLIKLPKVCDHFHLSLQSGSDTVLKRMNRKYTTEEYKKIVDLIKSYMPNVGITTDIIVGFPGETEEEFNATCRFVDEIGFSRIHVFPYSPRKGTPASKYKNQVNSDVKHYRSKKLIEIGEKNTNEFIRKFIGNTLDVLFEEGSRLKPKFIEGYTTNYIRVLAKGHSSLEGKILKVSLEEIEDEILIGNILY; this is translated from the coding sequence ATGAAAAAAGTTGCTTTCCATACTCTTGGCTGCAAGGTAAATCAATACGAAACAGAAGCAATGGCTGAGCTTTTTAAGAAAAATGACTATATCATAGTAGATGAAAATAATATTGCTGATGTTTATGTTATAAATACTTGTACTATTACTAATTTAGGTGATAGAAAATCAAGACAATTTATCAGACGGGCGAAAAATAAAAATACAGATGCGGTTATTGCTGTAGTAGGATGCTATGCACAAACATCTCCTGACGAGGTAATGAATATTGAAGAGGTTGATATCGTAATAGGAACTAAGGATAGAAATCGGATAGTAGAATTAACACAGCAAGTAGAAGAAGATAGAAAAAGGGTTAATATTGTAACTGATATTATGGATCAAAAAGAATTTGAAGAGATGAATATTGAGGATATAGAAGGAAAAACTAGGGCTTTCCTTAAAATTCAAGAGGGCTGCAACCAATACTGTTCATATTGTATTATCCCATATGCACGAGGTCCAATTAGAAGTAGAAAATTGGATAATATATTATTTGAAGTGAAAAAACTAGCTGATAAAGGATTTAAAGAAGTTGTATTAACAGGTATTCATGTTGCTTCATATGGTAAGGATACAGGACAAATGGAACTTATAGATGTTATTGAAAGAGTTCATGAAGTATCAGGAATTGAAAGAATTAGGTTAAGCTCAATAGAACCTACGATAATGACCAAAGCATTTATGGATAGACTAATTAAATTGCCTAAGGTCTGTGATCATTTTCACCTTTCACTACAAAGTGGTAGCGATACTGTTCTGAAAAGAATGAACAGAAAATATACAACAGAGGAATATAAAAAAATCGTAGATTTAATAAAATCATATATGCCGAATGTGGGTATAACTACAGATATAATAGTGGGATTCCCAGGAGAAACTGAAGAAGAGTTCAACGCAACATGCAGATTTGTTGACGAAATAGGTTTTTCAAGAATACATGTATTTCCCTACTCTCCAAGAAAAGGTACTCCAGCTTCAAAGTATAAAAACCAAGTAAACAGCGATGTAAAGCACTATAGAAGTAAAAAACTAATAGAGATAGGAGAAAAAAACACTAATGAATTTATTAGAAAATTCATAGGTAATACATTAGATGTGTTATTTGAAGAAGGGTCTAGGCTTAAACCAAAATTTATAGAAGGCTATACAACAAATTATATTAGAGTTCTAGCTAAAGGACATAGTTCATTAGAAGGTAAAATATTAAAAGTAAGCTTAGAGGAAATAGAGGACGAAATTTTGATTGGTAATATATTATATTAG
- a CDS encoding histidine triad nucleotide-binding protein, with protein sequence MSDCIFCKIINGDIPVNKVYEDDKVIAFNDINPQTPIHILIIPKEHIPSTNHIGENNAYILSHIFIAINKIAKEKDLDKQGYRIVNNCGKDGGQTVEHLHFHLLGGRQLQWPPG encoded by the coding sequence GTGAGTGATTGTATATTTTGTAAAATCATAAATGGAGATATACCTGTAAACAAGGTTTATGAAGATGACAAAGTAATAGCATTTAACGATATAAACCCGCAAACTCCTATTCACATATTAATAATACCTAAAGAGCATATACCTTCTACAAACCATATAGGTGAAAATAACGCATATATTCTAAGTCATATATTTATCGCAATAAATAAAATTGCTAAAGAGAAGGATTTAGATAAACAAGGATATAGAATAGTAAATAACTGTGGAAAAGATGGTGGTCAAACAGTAGAGCATTTGCATTTTCACTTATTAGGAGGGAGACAATTACAATGGCCTCCAGGTTAA
- the rpsU gene encoding 30S ribosomal protein S21 gives MSEIKIGENESLDNALKRFKRQCARSGVLAEVRKREHYEKPSVRRKKKSEAARRKNTRYK, from the coding sequence ATGTCAGAAATCAAGATTGGGGAAAACGAATCATTAGATAATGCTTTAAAAAGATTCAAAAGACAATGCGCTAGATCTGGCGTATTGGCAGAAGTTAGAAAAAGAGAGCATTATGAAAAACCAAGTGTAAGACGTAAGAAGAAATCTGAGGCTGCAAGAAGAAAGAATACAAGATATAAATAA
- a CDS encoding GatB/YqeY domain-containing protein translates to MSLKIRLMDDMKNSMKNRDKLRKDVLTMVRAAIKQIEVDERVELDDESIIDVISKQVKQKKDAIEDFKRGQRQDLVELTEKEIDILLEYLPKQLTESELDEIVKAAIDETGANSLRDMGKIMSNVMPKIKGRADGSMVNNIVKQYFK, encoded by the coding sequence ATGTCCCTAAAAATTAGATTAATGGATGATATGAAAAATTCCATGAAGAACAGGGATAAACTTAGAAAAGATGTTCTCACAATGGTAAGAGCAGCTATTAAACAAATAGAAGTTGATGAAAGAGTAGAGCTTGATGATGAGTCTATCATTGATGTTATCTCAAAACAGGTTAAGCAGAAAAAAGATGCTATTGAAGACTTTAAAAGAGGCCAAAGGCAGGATTTAGTGGAATTGACAGAAAAAGAAATCGATATATTATTAGAATACTTACCCAAACAATTGACTGAGTCAGAATTAGATGAAATAGTTAAAGCAGCCATTGACGAAACAGGAGCTAACTCCCTTAGAGATATGGGTAAAATAATGTCAAATGTAATGCCTAAAATAAAAGGTAGAGCAGATGGCAGTATGGTAAATAACATAGTAAAACAATATTTTAAATAG
- a CDS encoding endonuclease/exonuclease/phosphatase family protein, which yields MMRKVFLNLILLIILFNLPPIYRDTYSQPKTILRVIKKNDDFFIRVLTPLNIKEIKVEILSVQGANKAIIYREYFAIREYFGKKYNEFVISSKKNNIADSDVIKVTANMKVVDEKQISEIPYDIIKIKDDKETSQIRVMTYNIHRGRNKIGNSNIKDIEDFVRHYNPDIVGFQEVDKNVLRTNFEDQLKLIADNLSMYYYFGSNKSFLKGEYGNGILSKYPIENPENIIMQGGEPRGLLKTTISINKDKKMTVMVTHLGLDNEDRQKQFNTILDYISIYEDNLILIGDFNVTDLDRNIIRIQHQFNDLGSKIMYRHMNTLNTFKNKSRVDYVFTNKSMRVKEYKVEKVEYSDHFPVIVDIEY from the coding sequence ATGATGAGGAAGGTATTTTTAAATTTAATATTGCTTATTATATTGTTTAATCTTCCCCCTATTTACCGTGATACTTATTCTCAACCTAAAACTATACTAAGAGTAATAAAAAAAAATGATGATTTTTTTATTAGAGTATTAACCCCCTTAAATATAAAGGAAATTAAGGTTGAAATCCTATCTGTTCAGGGTGCTAATAAAGCTATTATTTATAGAGAATACTTTGCTATAAGAGAATATTTTGGAAAAAAATACAATGAATTTGTTATTTCAAGTAAAAAAAACAACATAGCTGATTCAGATGTTATAAAGGTTACAGCTAATATGAAGGTTGTAGATGAAAAGCAAATTTCAGAAATTCCTTATGATATAATTAAAATTAAGGATGATAAGGAAACTAGTCAAATAAGAGTAATGACTTATAACATACATCGAGGAAGAAATAAAATAGGCAACAGCAACATTAAAGATATAGAGGATTTTGTACGGCACTATAATCCTGACATTGTAGGATTTCAGGAAGTTGACAAAAATGTTCTAAGAACTAATTTTGAAGATCAACTCAAATTGATTGCTGATAATCTTTCTATGTACTATTATTTTGGCTCTAACAAAAGCTTTTTAAAGGGAGAGTATGGGAATGGAATATTGAGCAAATATCCCATAGAAAACCCTGAGAATATTATTATGCAAGGTGGAGAGCCTAGGGGATTGCTGAAAACAACAATTTCAATAAATAAAGATAAGAAAATGACTGTTATGGTAACTCATTTAGGATTAGATAATGAGGATAGACAAAAACAATTTAATACTATATTAGATTATATAAGTATTTATGAAGACAATTTAATACTTATTGGAGATTTTAACGTAACTGACTTAGATAGAAATATTATTAGGATCCAGCATCAGTTTAATGATCTAGGAAGTAAAATAATGTATAGACACATGAATACATTAAATACCTTTAAGAATAAGAGCAGGGTAGATTATGTGTTCACAAATAAATCCATGAGAGTAAAGGAGTATAAAGTGGAAAAGGTTGAGTATTCTGATCATTTCCCAGTTATTGTAGATATTGAATATTAA
- the yqfC gene encoding sporulation protein YqfC: MLKRKINELKSNVSEILELPKDITLDLPKITMIGNIQLYIENHKGIIEYGSTRIRINTNGGIIRIIGKKMIIKTIITEEIIIYGEIEAVEFAQ, encoded by the coding sequence ATGTTGAAAAGAAAAATAAACGAGCTAAAATCCAATGTTTCCGAAATACTTGAACTACCTAAGGATATAACTCTAGACTTGCCTAAAATAACAATGATAGGAAATATACAGCTATATATTGAAAATCATAAAGGAATTATTGAATATGGAAGCACTAGAATTAGAATAAATACTAATGGCGGAATTATTAGAATAATTGGGAAAAAAATGATAATAAAGACTATAATTACTGAAGAAATTATTATTTATGGAGAAATAGAAGCCGTAGAATTTGCACAATAG